A region from the Canis lupus dingo isolate Sandy chromosome X, ASM325472v2, whole genome shotgun sequence genome encodes:
- the ZNF157 gene encoding zinc finger protein 157 isoform X1 has protein sequence MPANGKSPQRFPALVPGQSGRSFEVSVSFEDVAVDFTRQEWHRLDPAQRTMHKDVMLENYSNLASVGLCVAKPEMIFKLERGEELWILEEDSSGHCYPGSLSLLCGNSSVGGNALRHDNDLQHQKIQTLDQTVEYNEYGKVFYKKTGFVGHKRTHTGVKNFGCHECGKTYCRKSNLIEHLRIHTGERPYKCGECAKTFSARSYLIAHQKTHTGEKPFECNECRKSFGRKSQLILHQRTHTGERPYECTECGKTFSEKATLMIHQRTHTGEKPYECSECGKTFRVKISLTQHQRTHTGEKPYECSDCGKNFRAKKSLNQHQRIHTGEKPYKCGECGKFFRMKMTLNNHQRTHTGEKPYQCNECGKSFRVHSSLGIHQRIHTGEKPYECNKCGNAFYVKARLIEHQRMHSGEKPYECSECGKIFSMKKSLCQHQRTHTGEKPYECSECGNAFYVKVRLIEHQRIHTGERPFECQECGKAFCRKAHLTEHQRTHIGRPLPCTMEKASL, from the exons GTATCTGTGTCATTTGAGGACGTAGCTGTGGATTTTACCCGACAGGAATGGCACAGACTGGACCCTGCTCAGAGGACCATGCACAAGGATGTGATGTTGGAGAACTATAGCAACCTGGCATCTGTGG GCCTCTGCGTGGCCAAACCAGAGATGATCTTCAAGTTGGAGCGAGGCGAGGAGCTGTGGATATTAGAGGAGGACTCCTCAGGCCATTGTTACCCAG gatcTCTCTCACTGCTGTGTGGCAACAGTTCTGTTGGGGGTAATGCCCTCAGGCATGATAATGACCTTCAGCATCAGAAAATTCAAACTTTGGATCAAACTGTTGAATATAACGAATATGGGAAAGTCTTCTACAAGAAAACAGGCTTTGTTGGACACAAAAGAACACACACAGGAGTAAAAAACTTTGGATGTCATGAATGTGGGAAAACTTACTGCAGGAAATCAAATCTTATTGAACATCTGAGAATACACACAGGGGAGAGACCCTATAAATGTGGTGAATGTGCAAAGACCTTTAGTGCAAGATCATACCTCATTGCTCACCAGAAAACTCACACAGGGGAGAAACCCTTTGAATGTAATGAATGTAGGAAGTCTTTTGGCAGGAAGTCACAACTCATTCTACATCAGAGAACGCACACGGGAGAGAGACCCTATGAATGTACTGAATGTGGAAAAACCTTTTCTGAGAAGGCAACCCTCATGATTCATCAGAGAACTcacactggggagaagccctatgaatgtaGTGAATGTGGAAAAACATTTCGAGTTAAGATATCCCTTACGCAACACCAGAGAACTCACACCGGGGAGAAACCATATGAATGTAGTGACTGTGGGAAAAACTTCCGTGCAAAGAAATCCCTAAATCAACATCAAAGAATTCACACAGGTGAGAAACCATATAAATGTGGTGAATGTGGGAAATTCTTCAGAATGAAAATGACTCTCAATAATCATCAGAGAACTCACACAGGTGAAAAACCCTAtcaatgtaatgaatgtgggaaatcttttagGGTGCACTCATCTCTTGGGATACATCAGCgaattcacacaggagagaaaccttatgaatgtaatAAGTGTGGTAATGCCTTCTATGTGAAAGCACGCCTCATTGAACATCAGAGAATGCAttcaggagagaaaccctatgaatgtagtGAATGTGGAAAAATCTTCAGTATGAAGAAATCCCTTTGTCAACACCAGAgaactcacacaggagagaaaccctatgaatgtagtGAATGCGGAAATGCCTTCTATGTGAAAGTACGCCTCATTGAACATCAGCGaattcacacaggagagagacCCTTTGAATGtcaggaatgtgggaaagccttctgCCGGAAAGCACACCTCACAGAACATCAGAGAACTCACATAGGCCGGCCCTTGCCTTGTACTATGGAGAAAGCTTCTTTGTGA
- the ZNF157 gene encoding zinc finger protein 157 isoform X2: MHKDVMLENYSNLASVGLCVAKPEMIFKLERGEELWILEEDSSGHCYPGSLSLLCGNSSVGGNALRHDNDLQHQKIQTLDQTVEYNEYGKVFYKKTGFVGHKRTHTGVKNFGCHECGKTYCRKSNLIEHLRIHTGERPYKCGECAKTFSARSYLIAHQKTHTGEKPFECNECRKSFGRKSQLILHQRTHTGERPYECTECGKTFSEKATLMIHQRTHTGEKPYECSECGKTFRVKISLTQHQRTHTGEKPYECSDCGKNFRAKKSLNQHQRIHTGEKPYKCGECGKFFRMKMTLNNHQRTHTGEKPYQCNECGKSFRVHSSLGIHQRIHTGEKPYECNKCGNAFYVKARLIEHQRMHSGEKPYECSECGKIFSMKKSLCQHQRTHTGEKPYECSECGNAFYVKVRLIEHQRIHTGERPFECQECGKAFCRKAHLTEHQRTHIGRPLPCTMEKASL; the protein is encoded by the exons ATGCACAAGGATGTGATGTTGGAGAACTATAGCAACCTGGCATCTGTGG GCCTCTGCGTGGCCAAACCAGAGATGATCTTCAAGTTGGAGCGAGGCGAGGAGCTGTGGATATTAGAGGAGGACTCCTCAGGCCATTGTTACCCAG gatcTCTCTCACTGCTGTGTGGCAACAGTTCTGTTGGGGGTAATGCCCTCAGGCATGATAATGACCTTCAGCATCAGAAAATTCAAACTTTGGATCAAACTGTTGAATATAACGAATATGGGAAAGTCTTCTACAAGAAAACAGGCTTTGTTGGACACAAAAGAACACACACAGGAGTAAAAAACTTTGGATGTCATGAATGTGGGAAAACTTACTGCAGGAAATCAAATCTTATTGAACATCTGAGAATACACACAGGGGAGAGACCCTATAAATGTGGTGAATGTGCAAAGACCTTTAGTGCAAGATCATACCTCATTGCTCACCAGAAAACTCACACAGGGGAGAAACCCTTTGAATGTAATGAATGTAGGAAGTCTTTTGGCAGGAAGTCACAACTCATTCTACATCAGAGAACGCACACGGGAGAGAGACCCTATGAATGTACTGAATGTGGAAAAACCTTTTCTGAGAAGGCAACCCTCATGATTCATCAGAGAACTcacactggggagaagccctatgaatgtaGTGAATGTGGAAAAACATTTCGAGTTAAGATATCCCTTACGCAACACCAGAGAACTCACACCGGGGAGAAACCATATGAATGTAGTGACTGTGGGAAAAACTTCCGTGCAAAGAAATCCCTAAATCAACATCAAAGAATTCACACAGGTGAGAAACCATATAAATGTGGTGAATGTGGGAAATTCTTCAGAATGAAAATGACTCTCAATAATCATCAGAGAACTCACACAGGTGAAAAACCCTAtcaatgtaatgaatgtgggaaatcttttagGGTGCACTCATCTCTTGGGATACATCAGCgaattcacacaggagagaaaccttatgaatgtaatAAGTGTGGTAATGCCTTCTATGTGAAAGCACGCCTCATTGAACATCAGAGAATGCAttcaggagagaaaccctatgaatgtagtGAATGTGGAAAAATCTTCAGTATGAAGAAATCCCTTTGTCAACACCAGAgaactcacacaggagagaaaccctatgaatgtagtGAATGCGGAAATGCCTTCTATGTGAAAGTACGCCTCATTGAACATCAGCGaattcacacaggagagagacCCTTTGAATGtcaggaatgtgggaaagccttctgCCGGAAAGCACACCTCACAGAACATCAGAGAACTCACATAGGCCGGCCCTTGCCTTGTACTATGGAGAAAGCTTCTTTGTGA
- the ZNF157 gene encoding zinc finger protein 157 isoform X3 has product MIFKLERGEELWILEEDSSGHCYPGSLSLLCGNSSVGGNALRHDNDLQHQKIQTLDQTVEYNEYGKVFYKKTGFVGHKRTHTGVKNFGCHECGKTYCRKSNLIEHLRIHTGERPYKCGECAKTFSARSYLIAHQKTHTGEKPFECNECRKSFGRKSQLILHQRTHTGERPYECTECGKTFSEKATLMIHQRTHTGEKPYECSECGKTFRVKISLTQHQRTHTGEKPYECSDCGKNFRAKKSLNQHQRIHTGEKPYKCGECGKFFRMKMTLNNHQRTHTGEKPYQCNECGKSFRVHSSLGIHQRIHTGEKPYECNKCGNAFYVKARLIEHQRMHSGEKPYECSECGKIFSMKKSLCQHQRTHTGEKPYECSECGNAFYVKVRLIEHQRIHTGERPFECQECGKAFCRKAHLTEHQRTHIGRPLPCTMEKASL; this is encoded by the exons ATGATCTTCAAGTTGGAGCGAGGCGAGGAGCTGTGGATATTAGAGGAGGACTCCTCAGGCCATTGTTACCCAG gatcTCTCTCACTGCTGTGTGGCAACAGTTCTGTTGGGGGTAATGCCCTCAGGCATGATAATGACCTTCAGCATCAGAAAATTCAAACTTTGGATCAAACTGTTGAATATAACGAATATGGGAAAGTCTTCTACAAGAAAACAGGCTTTGTTGGACACAAAAGAACACACACAGGAGTAAAAAACTTTGGATGTCATGAATGTGGGAAAACTTACTGCAGGAAATCAAATCTTATTGAACATCTGAGAATACACACAGGGGAGAGACCCTATAAATGTGGTGAATGTGCAAAGACCTTTAGTGCAAGATCATACCTCATTGCTCACCAGAAAACTCACACAGGGGAGAAACCCTTTGAATGTAATGAATGTAGGAAGTCTTTTGGCAGGAAGTCACAACTCATTCTACATCAGAGAACGCACACGGGAGAGAGACCCTATGAATGTACTGAATGTGGAAAAACCTTTTCTGAGAAGGCAACCCTCATGATTCATCAGAGAACTcacactggggagaagccctatgaatgtaGTGAATGTGGAAAAACATTTCGAGTTAAGATATCCCTTACGCAACACCAGAGAACTCACACCGGGGAGAAACCATATGAATGTAGTGACTGTGGGAAAAACTTCCGTGCAAAGAAATCCCTAAATCAACATCAAAGAATTCACACAGGTGAGAAACCATATAAATGTGGTGAATGTGGGAAATTCTTCAGAATGAAAATGACTCTCAATAATCATCAGAGAACTCACACAGGTGAAAAACCCTAtcaatgtaatgaatgtgggaaatcttttagGGTGCACTCATCTCTTGGGATACATCAGCgaattcacacaggagagaaaccttatgaatgtaatAAGTGTGGTAATGCCTTCTATGTGAAAGCACGCCTCATTGAACATCAGAGAATGCAttcaggagagaaaccctatgaatgtagtGAATGTGGAAAAATCTTCAGTATGAAGAAATCCCTTTGTCAACACCAGAgaactcacacaggagagaaaccctatgaatgtagtGAATGCGGAAATGCCTTCTATGTGAAAGTACGCCTCATTGAACATCAGCGaattcacacaggagagagacCCTTTGAATGtcaggaatgtgggaaagccttctgCCGGAAAGCACACCTCACAGAACATCAGAGAACTCACATAGGCCGGCCCTTGCCTTGTACTATGGAGAAAGCTTCTTTGTGA